Proteins encoded in a region of the Candidatus Moanabacter tarae genome:
- the ugl gene encoding Unsaturated glucuronyl hydrolase: MGSTLATLSIPRCLIEKMKIDTTLTIQELKPKVDRLWKISSEKINLIEESYNPSKGSPVYTVRGNYTTRGWTEWTQGFQYGSAILQFDATGKQEFLDIGRRNTLEKMASHVSHIGVHDHGFNNISTYGNLLRLLKEGKIPSNDWEQNFYELALKISGAIQAARWTPIPGGGFIHSFNGPHSLFVDTIRSCRILAVSHALGHILMTENDQPVNLLKRALLHTRATAQYSIYYGEGRDRYDEYGRTAHESVFNTRDGNYRCPNAQQGYSGFTTWTRGLAWAMCGFSEQLEFLQTIGDSELEEFGSRDEFESLMLKAAQATCDWYIGNTPICGIPFWDSGAPKLQYLGDYLERTADPYNEFEPVDSSAAAIGSQGLLRLGRYLHHKGSQQEGLHYWQAGLTILKTLFDEPYLSTAPKHQGLILHSIYHHPNGWDHIPEDGKTPNGESSMWGDYHAREVALYVHRIIQNEPYYTFYGGVRAKSS, encoded by the coding sequence ATGGGCAGCACCCTCGCCACTCTGTCAATCCCGAGGTGTTTGATTGAGAAAATGAAAATAGATACCACACTGACAATACAGGAACTTAAACCTAAAGTTGATCGACTGTGGAAAATCTCCTCGGAAAAAATCAACCTTATCGAAGAAAGCTATAACCCATCCAAAGGATCACCAGTTTACACTGTTCGAGGCAATTACACAACTCGTGGTTGGACAGAGTGGACTCAAGGATTCCAATACGGGTCGGCGATTCTACAATTCGATGCCACCGGGAAACAGGAATTCTTGGACATCGGGCGTCGTAACACTTTGGAAAAAATGGCGTCTCATGTGAGCCACATAGGCGTCCACGACCATGGCTTCAATAATATCAGCACTTACGGGAACTTACTGCGTCTCCTCAAAGAAGGTAAAATACCGAGCAATGATTGGGAGCAAAACTTTTACGAATTAGCTCTTAAAATATCTGGTGCGATTCAGGCAGCGCGCTGGACTCCTATACCGGGAGGAGGGTTTATTCATTCCTTCAATGGACCCCACTCTCTCTTTGTTGATACCATCCGTTCCTGTCGTATCCTTGCGGTGAGCCATGCTCTAGGTCACATCTTGATGACAGAAAATGATCAGCCGGTAAACCTTCTGAAAAGGGCTCTTTTACATACTAGAGCAACCGCCCAATACTCAATCTATTATGGTGAAGGGAGGGACCGGTACGACGAGTATGGGCGCACAGCCCATGAAAGCGTATTCAATACTAGGGATGGCAACTATCGGTGTCCGAATGCCCAGCAAGGGTACTCCGGTTTTACAACCTGGACGCGTGGTCTCGCATGGGCCATGTGCGGTTTTTCTGAACAACTAGAGTTTCTACAAACAATCGGTGATTCCGAACTGGAAGAATTTGGCAGTCGCGATGAATTCGAATCCTTAATGCTCAAAGCTGCCCAAGCGACATGTGACTGGTATATTGGCAATACCCCTATATGCGGAATACCTTTCTGGGATTCCGGAGCCCCAAAGTTACAGTACTTGGGTGATTACTTAGAACGTACTGCTGATCCCTATAACGAATTTGAACCCGTTGATAGTTCCGCTGCTGCAATTGGTTCTCAAGGTCTCCTTCGCCTCGGCCGCTATCTCCATCATAAAGGTAGTCAGCAAGAAGGTTTACATTACTGGCAAGCTGGCCTTACGATTCTCAAAACCCTTTTTGACGAACCCTATCTGAGTACGGCTCCTAAGCATCAAGGACTCATCCTTCACTCCATCTACCATCACCCTAACGGATGGGACCATATACCAGAGGACGGTAAGACCCCTAACGGGGAATCAAGCATGTGGGGGGACTATCACGCCCGTGAAGTCGCTCTCTATGTGCACCGAATCATCCAGAATGAGCCTTACTACACATTCTATGGCGGAGTCAGAGCAAAAAGTTCCTGA
- a CDS encoding Hydroxypyruvate reductase, which produces MSSKRILLTTTSFQDTPGPHHDLLNKTGFDLDQARGPLDEGSMLGMVGEIDGIICGDDAITRNVIEKALPRLKVISKYGIGVDKIDVNAATDFGLPVLYTPGVNHTTVAEHTFMLLLALEKNLIQEVEFTRAGEWKRITGHEIMGKTIGIVGLGRIGKEVALRAKAFGMKSIGYGTYWDKEFAAEYEVKKAASLEELFTGADVITLHTKLTEKTRGIVNRESIRIMKDGVLIINCSRGKLVETEDVVAGLESGKIGGYGTDVLDQEPPPVDHPLLRTRNCIVTPHIGSRTYESVERQAMMATRNLIMVLNGEKPLAQVNSVPIEGV; this is translated from the coding sequence ATGAGCAGTAAACGGATACTTTTAACCACCACGTCTTTTCAAGATACACCAGGACCCCATCACGATCTGTTGAATAAAACGGGCTTCGATCTGGATCAGGCCAGAGGTCCCCTAGATGAAGGGTCGATGCTTGGGATGGTAGGCGAGATTGATGGAATAATTTGTGGAGACGACGCGATCACGCGAAATGTAATAGAGAAGGCGTTGCCAAGATTAAAGGTTATCAGCAAATACGGCATTGGAGTCGACAAGATCGATGTTAATGCTGCAACTGACTTCGGTCTTCCGGTCCTGTACACACCAGGTGTCAATCATACTACCGTAGCGGAGCATACATTTATGCTGCTCCTAGCTTTGGAGAAAAACTTGATTCAGGAGGTTGAGTTTACGCGAGCAGGTGAGTGGAAGCGCATCACAGGACACGAGATTATGGGAAAGACGATTGGGATTGTTGGGCTTGGGCGAATTGGGAAGGAGGTAGCGCTGCGTGCAAAGGCATTTGGAATGAAATCGATTGGTTATGGGACCTATTGGGACAAGGAATTCGCAGCTGAATATGAGGTGAAGAAGGCTGCTTCTTTGGAGGAGTTGTTCACGGGAGCCGATGTGATTACTCTCCATACGAAACTGACAGAGAAGACCCGTGGAATAGTGAATCGAGAAAGTATTAGAATTATGAAGGACGGGGTTTTAATTATTAACTGCTCGAGAGGTAAATTGGTTGAGACTGAGGATGTTGTGGCGGGTCTAGAAAGTGGAAAGATTGGTGGATATGGAACCGATGTGCTTGACCAAGAACCGCCTCCGGTAGACCATCCTCTTTTACGGACGAGGAATTGTATTGTCACACCCCATATTGGGTCGAGGACATACGAAAGTGTTGAGCGTCAAGCCATGATGGCGACCCGTAACCTAATAATGGTTCTAAATGGAGAAAAGCCTCTAGCACAGGTTAACTCGGTTCCGATAGAAGGGGTGTGA
- the fabG_7 gene encoding 3-oxoacyl-[acyl-carrier-protein] reductase FabG — translation MTNNPINRPVALVTGGTRGIGFACAEHLAKAGHDLALNGIRNEDQVLDTISQLKEHGVDAIYCQGDISSSDDRTQIIDKIRSHYGRLNVLVNNAGVAPKDRRDILEMTEESFDYVIGTNLKGTFFLAQLAANWMVDQGRSDSKFSGCVINISSISATIASINRAEYCIAKSGLSMVTILFASRLGEHGISVYDVRPGVTKTDMTSAAEVTSKYDELIKEGLCIQPRWGKPDDVGKAIAALARGDFSYSSGQTFTIDGGLTVPRL, via the coding sequence ATGACAAACAACCCAATAAACCGCCCCGTTGCTCTTGTAACCGGCGGCACCCGTGGTATCGGGTTCGCTTGCGCAGAGCACCTTGCCAAAGCGGGGCACGATCTCGCCCTAAACGGTATCCGAAACGAGGACCAGGTACTCGATACGATTTCTCAACTGAAGGAACACGGGGTTGATGCAATATACTGTCAAGGCGATATCTCTTCATCCGACGACAGGACCCAAATAATAGATAAGATAAGATCCCACTACGGCCGGCTTAACGTCCTGGTTAACAATGCTGGAGTTGCCCCAAAGGACCGTCGGGATATCCTCGAAATGACCGAAGAAAGTTTTGACTATGTGATTGGAACAAATCTCAAGGGTACCTTCTTTCTGGCCCAGTTAGCCGCAAATTGGATGGTTGATCAGGGCAGGAGCGACAGTAAGTTTTCCGGCTGTGTCATTAATATTTCTTCAATTTCCGCTACTATAGCCTCAATTAACCGGGCAGAGTACTGTATCGCCAAGTCCGGATTGAGTATGGTTACTATTCTTTTCGCTTCCCGTCTTGGAGAGCATGGGATCTCGGTCTACGACGTACGGCCGGGAGTTACAAAAACCGATATGACTTCAGCCGCCGAGGTTACTTCGAAATACGATGAACTCATCAAGGAAGGGCTCTGCATCCAACCGCGTTGGGGCAAACCCGACGATGTCGGTAAAGCAATCGCCGCACTTGCACGGGGCGACTTCTCCTACTCCAGCGGCCAGACCTTCACAATTGATGGTGGCCTAACTGTTCCTCGGCTCTAA
- the pyrE_1 gene encoding Orotate phosphoribosyltransferase translates to MEDITFGEISDRLHCASIPEIDEVVGILNGGLVPAALLAHQLCKPLSFLAIRFRDADNKPLYGYPRLMGKPDLLPKKKKVLLVDDVAVTGKTFQKAVEHLQDCRIVTLVLKGKADVVIFPEVEDCVGWPWRRTNFDL, encoded by the coding sequence ATGGAAGATATTACTTTCGGCGAGATTTCAGATCGACTGCATTGTGCAAGCATTCCGGAGATTGATGAGGTTGTCGGGATACTAAATGGAGGTCTTGTGCCGGCAGCTCTTCTTGCCCACCAACTGTGTAAACCACTTTCATTCCTGGCTATCCGTTTTCGTGATGCAGACAATAAACCTCTTTATGGATATCCTCGTCTGATGGGGAAGCCAGATTTGTTACCAAAGAAAAAAAAAGTTCTCTTGGTAGATGATGTGGCTGTGACTGGGAAGACATTCCAAAAAGCCGTTGAACATTTGCAGGACTGTCGAATTGTCACCTTGGTCCTTAAAGGAAAGGCCGATGTTGTAATCTTTCCTGAAGTGGAGGATTGCGTGGGATGGCCTTGGCGAAGGACGAATTTTGATTTGTAA
- the xdh_1 gene encoding D-xylose dehydrogenase, translating to MKSRKIGIIMNGVTGRMGTNQHLIRSIVAIIKDGGLPIGRNEVILPDPILVGRNPAKLDYLGKLTGIKKLSTNLEEVLSNPDYQIYFDAQTTGRRAEGVRKAVASGKHIYCEKPTATDSKTALELFNLCENSGLKNGVVQDKLWLPGILKLKHLLAINFFGRVFSIRGEFGYWVFEGHTIPSQRPSWNYRKEDDGGIIMDMLCHWRYVLDNLFGKVKAVSCRGATHIPERIDEEGNIYNCTADDAAYATFELEGDIIAHFNSSWNTRVRRDDLLTIHVDGTHGSAVAGLRECRIQHYGNTPKPTWNPDLDQPIDFLNTWSLVPEQETYDNAFKLQWELFLKHVANDDPFPWTLLEGAKGVQLAEKGIESWEKRKWVDVEELQTSS from the coding sequence ATGAAATCGCGAAAAATCGGAATCATCATGAACGGTGTGACGGGCCGTATGGGGACTAATCAGCATCTTATCCGGTCTATTGTTGCCATAATTAAGGACGGCGGTCTTCCAATCGGTCGGAACGAAGTCATCTTACCCGATCCTATACTTGTCGGCCGAAACCCAGCTAAACTCGATTACCTAGGGAAGCTCACTGGGATTAAAAAACTGTCAACGAATCTCGAAGAAGTACTCTCCAATCCGGATTACCAAATCTACTTCGATGCTCAAACAACGGGACGCCGTGCTGAAGGAGTCAGAAAGGCGGTTGCCTCAGGGAAACATATTTACTGTGAAAAACCAACTGCAACAGATTCTAAAACTGCACTTGAACTCTTCAATCTATGTGAAAATTCAGGTTTGAAAAACGGGGTTGTTCAGGATAAATTGTGGCTCCCAGGTATCCTGAAGCTAAAACATCTTTTAGCTATCAATTTTTTTGGGCGAGTTTTTTCCATCCGAGGCGAATTCGGATACTGGGTTTTCGAAGGACACACTATACCTTCCCAAAGACCCTCTTGGAATTATCGAAAAGAGGATGATGGAGGTATCATTATGGATATGCTCTGCCACTGGAGATATGTGCTGGATAACCTATTTGGGAAGGTGAAAGCCGTTAGCTGTCGCGGCGCAACGCATATCCCGGAACGAATTGATGAGGAAGGGAACATCTACAATTGCACTGCTGACGATGCCGCCTATGCCACTTTCGAATTAGAAGGTGATATAATCGCGCACTTCAACTCTTCTTGGAATACTCGAGTTCGTCGCGATGATCTTCTTACTATTCATGTCGATGGAACACATGGCTCTGCAGTTGCTGGTTTGCGGGAATGTAGAATACAGCATTATGGAAACACTCCTAAACCAACCTGGAATCCAGACCTCGATCAGCCCATTGATTTCCTTAATACTTGGTCATTAGTTCCCGAACAAGAAACTTATGATAATGCCTTTAAGCTCCAGTGGGAGCTCTTCCTAAAACATGTCGCTAACGATGACCCATTCCCTTGGACCCTACTTGAAGGAGCTAAAGGTGTCCAACTCGCTGAAAAGGGAATCGAGAGTTGGGAAAAAAGAAAATGGGTTGATGTCGAGGAATTACAAACCAGCTCCTAA
- the wbgU_1 gene encoding UDP-N-acetylglucosamine 4-epimerase yields MRILITGGGGFIGRHLAQRYSGKAGVTILDNGSSGSLLNLKRLPCTIIEGSVLDKKLVSQAVEGVDCVFHLAAFVSAAGSFKNPRDCLNLNIMGLRNVLEESSKAGVGKLIFASSAAVYGENPESPKRESMMPSPGSPYALTKVIGEELCKFFYKEKKMGTACFRLFNVFGPGQNPKGHYAAVIPRFVTKALKGESLQIYGDGRQMRDFIYVLDVVEALVLGAACDAMTGVFNVGCGYAISINSLAKRILKLTGSSAGLIYGKSRSGEVGHSVASIAKLLRSGWQPTISLNEGLELFINNNKSGRQEDT; encoded by the coding sequence GTGAGGATTTTAATTACAGGAGGAGGAGGATTCATCGGTCGACACCTTGCCCAACGCTATTCAGGTAAAGCTGGGGTGACAATACTCGACAACGGAAGTTCTGGATCCTTGCTTAATCTTAAAAGATTACCCTGTACTATTATTGAGGGATCCGTCTTGGATAAAAAACTTGTTAGTCAAGCCGTGGAGGGTGTCGATTGTGTCTTTCATCTTGCTGCGTTTGTTAGTGCAGCTGGTTCGTTTAAGAATCCTCGCGATTGTTTGAATTTGAACATTATGGGGCTTCGGAATGTACTGGAAGAGTCCTCGAAGGCAGGAGTTGGGAAATTGATTTTTGCTAGTTCCGCCGCTGTCTATGGGGAAAATCCAGAATCTCCGAAAAGGGAGTCGATGATGCCTTCTCCAGGCAGCCCCTATGCATTAACAAAAGTGATTGGAGAAGAGCTTTGCAAATTTTTTTATAAGGAGAAAAAAATGGGAACGGCTTGCTTTAGATTGTTCAACGTTTTTGGTCCAGGTCAAAATCCCAAAGGACATTATGCTGCAGTTATCCCTAGATTTGTAACTAAGGCGCTTAAAGGTGAGTCACTTCAGATTTATGGCGATGGCCGGCAAATGCGCGATTTCATTTATGTCTTGGACGTTGTAGAGGCGCTGGTCCTAGGTGCTGCCTGTGATGCTATGACTGGTGTCTTCAATGTGGGTTGTGGTTATGCCATTTCAATAAACTCACTGGCCAAGAGAATTCTGAAACTGACCGGGAGCTCAGCCGGTCTGATTTACGGGAAGAGCAGATCTGGAGAGGTTGGGCATTCTGTTGCTTCTATTGCCAAATTACTTCGTTCTGGATGGCAACCTACAATTTCACTTAATGAGGGACTCGAATTGTTCATAAATAATAACAAAAGTGGTCGACAGGAGGATACATAA
- the larA gene encoding Lactate racemase → MVRLQYGETGLDLELDGLNTTVINPVFVETLKDETSAFQEAVRNPISSRPLSELISSDEKVAVVIADITRALPSKRLLPWLFSELSHVHHERFKIIVGTGSHRTNSLDELKGLVGENVLKNYEIINHDSHDASTLAFAGDSPFGYPVHLNREYIEADRRIILGFIEPHFMAGFSGGYKAVFPGVAGIEAIMHYHGFENIANPKSTWGVIEGNPTQATIQTNGSLVPVDFCINVTLNRKQGITRFFCGDPIAAHLAGCRYVKNTAMIACKTSYPIVVTTNSGAPLDLNLYQSVKGMSAGAEILQPGGLVLIATRCNDGIPEHGNFKKLLFENDSIVEIMDKLRIPGSHIYDQWQVQMLAQILEKGRVSIYSELSPKDVQKTFLTPISDLKSALEDELNEIGRDSPIAILPEGPQTIPYLN, encoded by the coding sequence ATGGTACGCTTACAGTACGGTGAAACTGGTTTAGACCTGGAGCTTGATGGCCTCAATACCACAGTAATCAATCCGGTCTTCGTTGAAACACTTAAAGACGAAACCAGCGCCTTCCAAGAAGCAGTTCGGAATCCAATCTCGTCACGGCCCCTTAGTGAACTCATTTCGTCTGACGAAAAAGTTGCAGTCGTAATTGCTGATATCACAAGGGCTCTTCCCAGTAAACGGCTTCTTCCCTGGCTTTTTTCTGAACTTTCTCACGTACACCATGAGAGATTCAAAATCATTGTAGGCACCGGATCACACAGAACTAATTCTCTTGACGAATTAAAAGGATTGGTAGGTGAAAACGTCTTGAAAAATTATGAAATAATTAATCATGACAGCCATGATGCTTCAACTCTTGCATTTGCTGGAGACTCACCCTTCGGTTACCCAGTCCACCTGAATCGGGAGTACATAGAGGCGGATCGACGCATTATCCTCGGCTTTATAGAGCCCCACTTTATGGCTGGCTTCTCTGGTGGCTATAAGGCAGTCTTCCCAGGAGTGGCAGGTATTGAGGCAATTATGCACTACCACGGATTCGAAAACATCGCCAATCCCAAAAGTACGTGGGGAGTGATCGAAGGAAATCCCACTCAAGCAACCATCCAAACCAATGGCTCTCTCGTTCCTGTTGATTTCTGTATCAATGTAACGCTCAACCGAAAACAGGGGATCACTCGCTTCTTTTGTGGCGATCCCATCGCAGCCCACTTAGCAGGATGCCGCTACGTCAAAAATACGGCGATGATCGCATGCAAGACATCCTATCCTATCGTCGTTACAACAAACAGCGGAGCACCTCTCGATTTAAACCTTTACCAATCTGTAAAGGGCATGTCAGCTGGCGCCGAGATACTCCAACCTGGAGGACTGGTTTTAATTGCAACTCGCTGCAACGATGGCATACCTGAACACGGAAATTTTAAGAAGCTTCTCTTCGAAAACGATTCCATTGTGGAGATCATGGATAAGCTCCGAATTCCCGGTAGTCACATTTATGACCAATGGCAGGTCCAAATGCTTGCACAGATTCTCGAAAAAGGTAGGGTTAGTATTTACAGTGAGTTGTCGCCAAAAGATGTTCAGAAAACCTTTCTGACCCCCATCTCCGATCTTAAATCGGCCCTCGAGGATGAACTTAACGAAATCGGCCGAGATTCCCCCATCGCCATTCTTCCCGAAGGCCCCCAGACAATCCCTTACTTGAATTAG
- the dacF gene encoding D-alanyl-D-alanine carboxypeptidase DacF, with translation MYGLKVKPVKRKRFLRFRSVGLSVVWLLFPLVNVAKELPPYKSAILMEAETGSVLFEYNSYLPRSPASTIKLLLMLVVMEEIEDLKVNLDEPVTVSQEASRIGGSQVYLKEGEVFRLGELMEAIAISSANDACVAVAEYISGTAEEFVELMNQRSKRLGLFNSVCVNVHGLDDTPLDNGNVTTAYDLAVVSKNLLYHSKVIEWAVQRERPFRRGQFRLFNTNKLLGQYRGLNGLKTGYTNRAGFCLVGTAERKDMSLISVVLGAPDEETRYIETRKLLDHGFQNFVKMRILRSGQNAGIVELREGSQSHVQALVQDEYIAVLRKGDDSRMRRQLEYRENIVAPVRKGEVIGSLSVYIGERSVFKTDLVAAEEVSRLRWWDRLKLWLP, from the coding sequence ATGTATGGCCTAAAGGTGAAACCAGTTAAAAGAAAAAGATTTCTTCGATTTCGATCTGTAGGTCTAAGTGTTGTTTGGCTTTTGTTTCCTCTAGTTAATGTAGCAAAGGAATTACCGCCGTACAAGTCTGCAATCTTAATGGAGGCGGAGACAGGCAGTGTACTTTTCGAGTACAACTCATATCTTCCGAGATCTCCTGCAAGTACTATAAAACTTCTTTTAATGTTGGTGGTAATGGAGGAGATCGAGGACCTAAAAGTTAATCTCGACGAGCCTGTTACAGTCTCGCAAGAGGCTAGCCGAATTGGCGGTTCGCAGGTCTACCTTAAGGAGGGAGAAGTGTTTCGCTTAGGTGAGTTGATGGAGGCGATTGCGATATCGTCGGCGAATGATGCTTGCGTAGCGGTTGCAGAATATATCTCGGGAACAGCAGAAGAATTTGTGGAGCTGATGAATCAGAGGTCTAAGAGGTTGGGTCTTTTCAACTCGGTCTGCGTAAACGTGCATGGACTCGATGACACACCGCTCGATAATGGGAATGTTACAACTGCCTACGATCTTGCTGTTGTCTCAAAGAATCTACTTTACCACTCGAAGGTTATTGAATGGGCAGTGCAGAGGGAGAGACCTTTTCGCAGGGGCCAATTTAGGCTCTTTAATACCAATAAACTTCTGGGGCAGTATCGGGGCTTGAACGGTCTAAAGACGGGATATACGAACCGTGCCGGCTTCTGTCTAGTTGGCACGGCCGAGCGAAAGGATATGAGCTTGATCTCAGTCGTCCTAGGCGCACCCGACGAAGAGACTCGGTATATTGAGACAAGGAAGTTGTTGGATCACGGGTTCCAAAATTTTGTCAAGATGCGAATTTTACGCTCTGGACAGAATGCAGGAATCGTCGAGCTAAGGGAAGGGAGTCAATCACATGTGCAGGCCTTGGTGCAGGACGAATATATTGCTGTGTTGCGGAAGGGCGATGATTCTCGAATGAGGCGTCAACTCGAATACCGGGAGAATATTGTAGCGCCCGTAAGGAAAGGGGAGGTGATTGGAAGCCTTTCCGTCTATATTGGAGAACGATCGGTTTTTAAAACAGATCTGGTTGCGGCCGAGGAAGTTTCAAGGTTGAGATGGTGGGACCGACTCAAATTATGGCTTCCTTAG
- a CDS encoding Hydroxypyruvate reductase: MKSKIVSIGPIDESAVKILEPYGEFILSKTTKEQSLVEMVTDAVALIVRGDGAITRPIIEAASHLKVIGRTGVGYDNIDIGAATERKVPVVFTPGANARVVAEASMALVLAHCKRIVYWDRQLKSGNWASRNNFSTLDMEESTLGIVGFGQIGRIVSQLAAPFNMRIIAHDPYVSKETAKSFEVELTSLESLLNQADFICLHAVLTDKTKGLINRNNLKLVKKGSFLINLARGPLIESLDILDEALETGILAGVGLDVFSPEPPDTTHSIFNRENCLTAPHSLAMTKRSMLKVFIQMAEDMAAVLDGQHPRHSVNPEVFD, translated from the coding sequence ATGAAATCCAAAATTGTCAGTATTGGTCCCATTGACGAATCCGCCGTGAAGATCCTTGAACCTTACGGTGAATTCATCCTATCAAAAACGACTAAAGAACAATCCCTAGTTGAAATGGTGACTGATGCCGTCGCACTCATCGTGCGAGGAGACGGGGCAATAACGCGACCGATCATCGAAGCCGCTTCTCATTTAAAAGTGATTGGACGAACCGGGGTCGGCTATGACAATATCGATATCGGGGCGGCCACCGAACGCAAGGTCCCTGTAGTCTTCACTCCTGGAGCAAATGCTAGGGTCGTTGCCGAAGCCTCAATGGCACTTGTTCTCGCTCATTGCAAACGCATCGTATACTGGGATCGTCAGCTCAAGTCGGGAAACTGGGCCAGCCGTAACAATTTTTCGACCCTCGATATGGAAGAGTCGACCCTTGGGATCGTTGGGTTTGGCCAAATTGGAAGAATTGTCTCCCAACTAGCTGCTCCATTTAATATGAGAATTATTGCTCATGATCCCTATGTCTCAAAGGAAACCGCTAAATCATTTGAAGTGGAGCTAACCAGCCTCGAGAGTCTCCTTAATCAAGCGGATTTCATCTGTCTACATGCCGTACTAACAGATAAAACGAAGGGCCTTATAAATCGGAATAACCTAAAGCTTGTAAAAAAAGGATCCTTCCTTATTAACCTCGCCCGAGGTCCTCTCATCGAGAGCCTAGACATTCTCGATGAAGCTCTCGAAACAGGTATTTTGGCGGGAGTTGGCCTCGATGTATTCTCTCCAGAGCCTCCCGATACGACCCACTCTATATTCAATAGAGAGAACTGCCTCACTGCCCCGCATTCACTGGCCATGACCAAACGATCCATGCTCAAGGTTTTTATTCAGATGGCAGAAGATATGGCAGCAGTATTGGATGGGCAGCACCCTCGCCACTCTGTCAATCCCGAGGTGTTTGATTGA
- the hpcH_1 gene encoding 4-hydroxy-2-oxo-heptane-1,7-dioate aldolase: MSVTVNSIRKRVLNGELLTGTFLNLGSSVTVEMSGDSGFDWILIDLEHGPSGQDSLLHLLQAASTTPASPVVRIAFNETASFKKTLDLGASGIMIPWIQNAEEAKQAVAAMRYPPLGIRGVAKSPRATGYSYNFDDYFERNHELLLTVIQIERTEALEEIEQIASVDGVDVLFIGPMDLSVSLGHPGDFQHPDQQEAYRKVIAAANKHGKSAGILLQSIEQIEPTIELGFKFIAIGSDSALVGSGMRELVSAFNKFKT, from the coding sequence ATGAGTGTAACCGTCAATAGTATTCGTAAGCGCGTTCTCAATGGGGAGCTGCTCACTGGAACTTTTCTCAATCTTGGCTCCAGCGTAACCGTTGAGATGTCGGGCGATAGTGGCTTCGATTGGATTCTCATTGATCTTGAGCACGGACCTTCGGGTCAAGACAGCCTGCTTCATCTACTTCAAGCCGCTTCCACAACTCCCGCCTCTCCGGTTGTTCGCATAGCTTTCAATGAAACAGCGAGTTTCAAAAAAACCCTCGATCTGGGAGCTTCCGGAATCATGATCCCCTGGATTCAAAACGCGGAAGAAGCCAAGCAAGCTGTCGCTGCAATGCGCTATCCTCCATTGGGGATTCGCGGCGTAGCCAAGTCACCTCGGGCAACCGGATATAGCTACAACTTTGACGATTACTTCGAGCGTAATCACGAACTACTACTTACCGTGATTCAAATCGAACGTACCGAGGCACTAGAGGAGATCGAACAAATAGCTTCAGTAGACGGAGTAGACGTTCTTTTCATCGGCCCGATGGATCTCAGCGTAAGCCTAGGCCATCCAGGAGATTTCCAGCACCCCGACCAACAGGAAGCATATCGAAAAGTTATCGCAGCGGCTAATAAACACGGAAAATCAGCAGGTATCCTCCTCCAATCCATCGAACAAATCGAACCAACGATCGAGCTCGGATTCAAGTTTATCGCCATCGGCTCAGACAGCGCGTTAGTCGGTAGCGGCATGCGGGAACTCGTATCAGCTTTCAACAAATTTAAGACCTAA